A stretch of DNA from Pseudopipra pipra isolate bDixPip1 chromosome 1, bDixPip1.hap1, whole genome shotgun sequence:
ACagctgttttaaaatttctgcaCCAGAAGTGGGAAGTGAAGTAATGATAACATCTGGCAAAACAACGGGGTTTCCTTCTAATTGTTTGGCTTTATTGCCTTTATCATGTTCTAGCCTTACCATGTCACTGCTCCATTTTGCACAGATGGGCTGAGTACACATGCTCCACACATCCACCAATTCAATAAGCCACAGTGTGACAACCAGTATCAGAATCCAACGCAACATTTTACCAAAGGATATGTAAAATCTCCACTGAAAAGCCAATATGACCAAACTGACACCCAAAATTAACCCTGCAATTATGTTCACTTTGAATCCAAATGGGAAAACCACtctattattttttatctcttttttcaCAGATTCAGTACCGACACCAAACTTGGTCACTTTATTTTCATGAATTACTTTGGCAAAACCACCAAATCCCAAGTAATCGAACCTTGCCTTTAAATTCTGATACTCTGTCACAACAGAGATGGTATTTTCGGTGTGGTTGACACTGAGCGAAATCTGAAATCCAGATTTTGCATTATCTATGAGTCTACAGTCAGAAACATTGACATACGGGCCATAGAAAAGGTAAACAATCCTTGTAAGTGTATTTTTCATTGGAAAGGTAACATTTACAAACTGGGTCCATCGCTTTTTGAATTCAGCTGCTTGTTCAGCCTCCTGTATCCTAGCAACAGGGCTACTCCCACGATGATCAAACCAAAACATCTTGTAGTGGGCATCCCACACATCCATCATAGCTCCATTGTACTTGTTCTTAAACTTATAGGGTATGTACTTAAAATCAATGTCAAGATTATGAAAAAAGGCACTGACAGAATTAACAGGAGAGTCTTCCTCCTTCTCAATATGGTCTACTACTAACAGTGTCTGAGAATTTAAGAGCAGCAAAACGCGATATACGCTTTTCAGTTTCATTGCTGATGTGTAAGCAGATACTGCCTCACCACTCACAAACATCATGTCTCCAGCCTGGGAGGCTGTTATAATTTCTCCAGTTGAGTCTCCAACCTCATCACCAATCCACTTCAGCCACTGGGCACATTCACCAAGCTGTCCTTCCCAAGGCTGGTTGCACTGGCTAGTAGGAGATGGAGCAAAGACCAAGACATTGTTTAGGTGGCTGAGTTTAGGTCCATAAAGAGCCTCAGATACAAACACCTGTCCATTGGGAGCAAAGGTGAAAGAGTTCTGATCAGGATGTTCATGTCCTGGATTGAAACTTCTCCACCCATCAATCCAGGTATAGGGTTGAAAGTGAACGATATCATAGACAGCACGTCCACCGAGTTTTCCAGACTTAAAGGACACAAAGGTGTTTGTTTGACTGTTTGGCAATCCAGCCCCGTAAGTAACAACTCCCCAGTTAGGAAACACATGCATTTTAGCAGTACCATAGTcaggaggaggctgaggagtGATTTCAGCAGCATACCATATAAATTCAGTATGTAATGTGCTCCACCTCTGTGCAGTGGATGGCACCATTGGCCCATCTTTGGGTCTGTGTTTTCTAATCTGTTGTGCCAGCCAGTTGCCGGCTCCATTCTTCATTATAAACTTATCCAAGAAAACCAGTTGGCTCTCAGGACCATAAAACCAGTTGTAATTAGAATCCGCTACGCCCACAGTCCTCTGAAAGCCTGGTAACAGGGTAGCATAGTAAAACCAAAAGTGCATTTTGAGCCAGTTATTCTCCAAGTTGTTAATACCAAAGTGGCGCTGGGCCAGGAAAACATACTGGGTTACTGACTTGGCTGTGTAACTCCCATAAGCTACTCCTTCATCTAGAGACCCATCTACAATATGATTGAGCAGAAACATGGTTTTCTCCATCACATCAACAACAGTGTGTTTCCAGATATTTGCCCGAGATCCTTTGTCCACTCCTGCAACCAAAGCCCCAATAAGCAAAGCAAGCATATTGGTTGCCTGGTGATTATGGAGAAGCTGCTTTCCCCAGGACCGAACCTTGGAGTACTCATACATTTCCTCGCTTACAGACCATATCTTCTCCAGATATTTTTGTCTTCTCTCATTTTCCAGTGAATTATACAAGAAGTCAAAAGCAGTGGCAAATCCTGTTAGAGAGTGACCAAGTGGCACTTCATCTCCAGGTGCATTCTCAACCAACCAGTTTTTGTAGCCAGCCATTCTATCCATATATTCTATGGCAAAATCAAATGCAGCTTTATCTTCGGGGCACAGCAAACAATAAAATGCTAGAGGTGGCAGATTGTTACCATAAATCTCATTCCACTTCGCAGCAAAATCAGCGTACTTGGGTGGAGGTAGATAGTATAAAGGGTTGGAGAGCATAACCATCACGGCACTTCTGATGACTCTAAAAAGATGCAAATGGCTTGTGTGAGCCTTCTGCCTCAGTGCTTGAACATCTTGAGCGTCGAAATACAAGCTTGGATGAAGGactgtttttttcagcttctgctCAGCACTAAGGCCTTCAAGTTGCTGTTTTTCATATTGATCTACATTTTCTATGAAAGTCACCCAATCAGAGTAATTGCTTACAGATTCTTCAAAAGCGAAGACATCAAACATCATTAATGCTAGAAATAAAGTATGCCCCGCGAACATCAGAGCCATGATCCATTAGGCAGCTCCTCTTCCCCAGACATGCATTTCCTTACAAAACACAATGTCCAGATATCAAAATTTCATCCAGTTTGTAAAAACTCTAATATCTTAAGGcatatttttaagagaaaagatTTAGCATACACTGTGCATCATAAGAGAGGCTCAGACTACTTGCAATCTGAGATACAACATTGAAATGTCAAGGCTCTTGAAAACTTAAATCTCAGGTGCCTTGTCTGTTCACACTTTTCTCAAACACAGTACAACATAAACACTAAAatcaggttaaaaataaaatctctaaGATATGAATATAAAACGCAGGTCAACAATGCACAGTACAGAGTGAAACATTATCTCTTGATAACTTGAAAAACTTCACCTGAAAAAAGGAATCAGAGTCAtaggtttgcttttttaaaaagctttcaatCAGGTCAGATTCCACTTTTAGAATTGACAAAAACCCCACTGGTCAAAAAATGATACAATTTATTCAAAACAGTGTGTTATATTTGATAAAATAGGGATTTACAGCACTTGGAAAACAGACTCCAAAACTGAAATTACTGTCTTCAGTTTTCGCTTTATCTCAATTTCCATACAcattctttccatctttctcttTTGGGATTCATCGAGgggcaagaaagaaaacaataataGAAAAAATCAACATAGATCCTCCATTAGATCCTTTTGATGAAACTGCAGCGCTTTTAACCACTATTCTTCTCTGTTTGTGAAAAGTGCATCTGAATTAACAGTCACAGAGTACTGACATATTTTCAAGTCTTCTTTCATCTTATCTTCAGCTAGTGATGCCCAAATTTGGCCTCAGTGATTCAAAAAATCCTTCTCTTTCCATTATgatgcaaaaggaaaacatgtgAAAAGGCAGAAAGCCAATACTTCCTTGTCAAAAGAGCAGTTTCAGGTTTCCTTCCACTTGGCATGTTGGTTCtttctgtgaaaacagaaacaaaagttCTCTGAAGCTGTGCAGGTGTCGGAACATATTTGAAGTACTTTGACTAGCGAAGTGCTGCTACCTTTTTAAGAAAGATGAGTTAATtcacctttccttttccagaaatta
This window harbors:
- the DSEL gene encoding dermatan-sulfate epimerase-like protein, with translation MALMFAGHTLFLALMMFDVFAFEESVSNYSDWVTFIENVDQYEKQQLEGLSAEQKLKKTVLHPSLYFDAQDVQALRQKAHTSHLHLFRVIRSAVMVMLSNPLYYLPPPKYADFAAKWNEIYGNNLPPLAFYCLLCPEDKAAFDFAIEYMDRMAGYKNWLVENAPGDEVPLGHSLTGFATAFDFLYNSLENERRQKYLEKIWSVSEEMYEYSKVRSWGKQLLHNHQATNMLALLIGALVAGVDKGSRANIWKHTVVDVMEKTMFLLNHIVDGSLDEGVAYGSYTAKSVTQYVFLAQRHFGINNLENNWLKMHFWFYYATLLPGFQRTVGVADSNYNWFYGPESQLVFLDKFIMKNGAGNWLAQQIRKHRPKDGPMVPSTAQRWSTLHTEFIWYAAEITPQPPPDYGTAKMHVFPNWGVVTYGAGLPNSQTNTFVSFKSGKLGGRAVYDIVHFQPYTWIDGWRSFNPGHEHPDQNSFTFAPNGQVFVSEALYGPKLSHLNNVLVFAPSPTSQCNQPWEGQLGECAQWLKWIGDEVGDSTGEIITASQAGDMMFVSGEAVSAYTSAMKLKSVYRVLLLLNSQTLLVVDHIEKEEDSPVNSVSAFFHNLDIDFKYIPYKFKNKYNGAMMDVWDAHYKMFWFDHRGSSPVARIQEAEQAAEFKKRWTQFVNVTFPMKNTLTRIVYLFYGPYVNVSDCRLIDNAKSGFQISLSVNHTENTISVVTEYQNLKARFDYLGFGGFAKVIHENKVTKFGVGTESVKKEIKNNRVVFPFGFKVNIIAGLILGVSLVILAFQWRFYISFGKMLRWILILVVTLWLIELVDVWSMCTQPICAKWSSDMVRLEHDKGNKAKQLEGNPVVLPDVIITSLPTSGAEILKQLFFNTSDFLYIRIPTPYLEIPETEFEIDSFVDPCEWKVSDVQSGNFRLIQGWLQSLVRDTKLHLQNIHLYEASRSKIAQHSALSKDKKKRSRKRESLSEQRSRARGSQEKDAEYIRELRRHLIYYPNARPVLSLSSGSWTLKLPFFQEILGPSMKALYVVRDPRAWVYSMLYKNKPSLYSLKNVPQHLAAMFKGENGKEKCSLNEGYASEYEPLRKEFSNSNSNPISVLSYLWLANTAAAMRINGDLLPTNYQLIKFEDIVNFPQKTAETIFAFLGIPLPPASLNQILFATSTSLFYLPYEGEISPSSIHAWKKNMPREEIRQIEDICYSLMDHLGYPKFIE